From the genome of Glycine max cultivar Williams 82 chromosome 2, Glycine_max_v4.0, whole genome shotgun sequence, one region includes:
- the LOC100784675 gene encoding alpha-latrotoxin-Lhe1a isoform X1, with product MAVADSISFQEQLLQRVASAQFRKPLLHLVSTQEDKGRYLTQCVPLHKASLKGDWKEARKLLDQDGSLLKTAITKGGWATLLHIAVGANRVHFVEELLKLMQPEELELQDHKGNTAFCFAAAVGNVQIAEMMERINASLPTIRGGGGLTPLHLAVLQGRKEMAWHLFPKTKEIFEEVDWTILFINCIKSGLYDLALEMLNEKDMLAYARGEENQTGLHVLARTPGCGCQLRCRKHLLHFCKWLYN from the exons ATGGCTGTAGCAGACTCAATATCTTTCCAAGAACAACTACTTCAGAGGGTTGCTTCAGCTCAGTTTAGGAAgcctctccttcatcttgtGTCCACTC AAGAAGACAAGGGCAGATACCTCACCCAATGTGTCCCACTTCACAAAGCATCACTCAAAGGTGACTGGAAAGAAGCTAGAAAACTATTGGATCAAGATGGGTCACTTCTCAAAACGGCCATAACAAAGGGGGGGTGGGCCACACTCCTCCACATAGCCGTGGGAGCAAACCGTGTTCACTTTGTGGAGGAGCTGCTAAAGTTGATGCAACCAGAAGAATTGGAATTGCAAGACCACAAGGGCAACACTGCATTCTGCTTTGCTGCAGCAGTTGGGAATGTGCAAATTGCTGAGATGATGGAGAGAATAAATGCATCGTTGCCAACCATAAGGGGTGGAGGAGGACTCACCCCTCTTCACTTGGCTGTTttacaaggaagaaaagaaatggcATGGCATCTGTTCCCTAAAACTAAGGAAATCTTTGAAGAGGTGGACTGGACTATACTTTTCATTAATTGTATAAAGTCTGGACTATATG ATTTAGCCCTGGAAATGCTAAATGAGAAGGACATGCTAGCCTATGCTCGGGGTGAGGAGAATCAGACAGGGTTGCATGTCTTGGCTCGAACTCCAGGTTGTGGTTGCCAACTACGATGTCGAAAACACCTCCTACATTTCTGTAAGTGGCTATACAATTAA
- the LOC100784675 gene encoding alpha-latrotoxin-Lhe1a isoform X2, which translates to MAVADSISFQEQLLQRVASAQFRKPLLHLVSTQEDKGRYLTQCVPLHKASLKGDWKEARKLLDQDGSLLKTAITKGGWATLLHIAVGANRVHFVEELLKLMQPEELELQDHKGNTAFCFAAAVGNVQIAEMMERINASLPTIRGGGGLTPLHLAVLQGRKEMAWHLFPKTKEIFEEVDWTILFINCIKSGLYG; encoded by the exons ATGGCTGTAGCAGACTCAATATCTTTCCAAGAACAACTACTTCAGAGGGTTGCTTCAGCTCAGTTTAGGAAgcctctccttcatcttgtGTCCACTC AAGAAGACAAGGGCAGATACCTCACCCAATGTGTCCCACTTCACAAAGCATCACTCAAAGGTGACTGGAAAGAAGCTAGAAAACTATTGGATCAAGATGGGTCACTTCTCAAAACGGCCATAACAAAGGGGGGGTGGGCCACACTCCTCCACATAGCCGTGGGAGCAAACCGTGTTCACTTTGTGGAGGAGCTGCTAAAGTTGATGCAACCAGAAGAATTGGAATTGCAAGACCACAAGGGCAACACTGCATTCTGCTTTGCTGCAGCAGTTGGGAATGTGCAAATTGCTGAGATGATGGAGAGAATAAATGCATCGTTGCCAACCATAAGGGGTGGAGGAGGACTCACCCCTCTTCACTTGGCTGTTttacaaggaagaaaagaaatggcATGGCATCTGTTCCCTAAAACTAAGGAAATCTTTGAAGAGGTGGACTGGACTATACTTTTCATTAATTGTATAAAGTCTGGACTATATG GGTAA